In one window of Helianthus annuus cultivar XRQ/B chromosome 17, HanXRQr2.0-SUNRISE, whole genome shotgun sequence DNA:
- the LOC110921648 gene encoding B3 domain-containing protein REM9 yields MAKRKCCSFFKLLLDPTAPHLPLPPDFVTNHLENTTPKDPIIRSANGEYTWRVKMKKIGESLCFSNGWESVVQDIQLGFGDFLVFRLVNKSMFKMIVFGPNGCEKDFPPKIKIHDDDHEDVDDDVKVEYDDDVKDEEEDEFEDEDEEDGEEGYEEVNEEEDDEDDGEDDGDGDGDGGIDGNDGDPFFMVNISKTHNNMMRLPADFADMAGIEGDGTLTAANLDGKEWQLGVRVGKDGWYYLSAGWIEFRRSNDLCEGDECVFKFITSEDKLLLARVSKNKRPAKHFSGKKLANGVGKRKRKRKLPVRSSGKVPASKVETRAARGGGKLARRK; encoded by the exons ATGGCTAAGCGCAAATGCTGTTCTTTCTTCAAGCTCTTGCTAGACCCAACTGCCCCTCATCTg CCACTACCTCCTGATTTTGTAACCAACCACTTGGAGAACACAACCCCAAAAGACCCAATCATCCGATCTGCAAACGGAGAGTACACATGGCGAGTAAAGATGAAAAAGATCGGCGAAAGTTTGTGTTTTTCCAACGGATGGGAGTCAGTTGTTCAAGATATTCAATTGGGGTTTGGGGATTTTCTTGTTTTTCGACTTGTTAATAAATCGATGTTTAAGATGATTGTTTTTGGTCCTAATGGGTGTGAAAAAGATTTCCCACCTAAAATCAAGATTCATGATGATGATCAtgaagatgttgatgatgatgttaaggttgagtatgatgatgatgttaaggatgaagaagaagatgagtttgaagatgaagatgaagaagatggtgaagaaGGTTATGAAGAAgtgaatgaagaagaagatgatgaagatgatggtgaagatgatggtgatggtgatggtgatggtggtatTGATGGGAATGATGGGGATCCTTTCTTTATGGTGAATATCTCAAAGACTCATAACAATATGATG CGGCTGCCAGCGGATTTTGCTGATATGGCCGGAATAGAGGGTGACGGAACCCTAACGGCGGCGAATCTTGACGGCAAAGAGTGGCAATTGGGGGTGCGCGTTGGTAAAGATGGTTGGTACTATCTTTCGGCCGGATGGATTGAATTCCGGCGAAGTAATGATTTATGTGAAGGTGATGAATGTGTGTTTAAATTCATCACAAGTGAAGATAAGTTATTGTTGGCAAGAGTTAGTAAGAACAAACGACCGGCGAAGCATTTTTCGGGCAAAAAACTGGCGAATGGGGTtgggaagaggaagaggaagagaaaGTTGCCGGTGAGAAGTTCCGGCAAAGTTCCGGCGAGCAAAGTGGAAACGAGGGCGGCGCGTGGTGGTGGCAAGTTAGCTAGGCGAAAATAA
- the LOC110921664 gene encoding B3 domain-containing protein At5g60140, with amino-acid sequence MAHRLYPSFFKILLDPSAPHLPLPPDFVRNYLKNKTLKDLIIRSAKGGYSWRLKIKKIGESFCLSGGWESVVQDIQLGFGDFLVFRVLDKSLFKLMVYSPNGCEKYFPPKSHVDNGVVDHDDHIEDVVVEDGDDDDDDDDVVDDDDDVDVVVEEEDEFEDEDEDEDEDEDEGGYEELEDDVDDVEDDGDGDGNGDIDGHDGDPFFMIKIVKSHKTMMRLPADFVELAGIEGEGTLTAANVDGKEWELGVRVEKYYYYLSAGWRDFRRSNDLCEGDECVFKFIRNEDKLLLARVTKNKRPAKYPFGEKPSPIGDVKRKRRGPYKPIRGRPCRPIRGRLARRK; translated from the exons ATGGCTCATCGCCTCTATCCTTCCTTCTTCAAGATCTTGCTCGACCCATCTGCCCCTCACCTG CCATTACCACCTGATTTCGTCAGAAACTACTTAAAGAACAAAACCCTTAAAGATCTAATCATCCGATCTGCAAAAGGGGGGTATTCATGGCGATTAAAGATCAAGAAAATCGGCGAAAGTTTCTGTCTTTCCGGCGGATGGGAGTCTGTTGTTCAAGATATTCAATTGGGGTTTGGGGATTTTCTTGtttttagggttcttgataaGTCTTTGTTTAAATTGATGGTTTATAGTCCGAATGGGTGTGAAAAATATTTCCCACCGAAATCCCATGTGGATAATGGTGTTGTAGATCATGATGATCATATTGAAGATGTTGTTGTTgaagatggtgatgatgatgatgatgatgatgatgttgttgatgatgatgatgatgttgatgtggttgttgaagaagaagatgaatttgaagatgaggatgaggatgaggatgaggatgaggatgaggGAGGGTATGAAGAGTTagaagatgatgttgatgatgtggaagatgatggtgatggtgatggtaaTGGTGATATTGATGGTCATGATGGGGATCCTTTCTTTATGATCAAAATCGTAAAATCTCACAAAACTATGATG CGGCTGCCGGCGGATTTTGTGGAGTTGGCCGGAATAGAGGGTGAGGGAACTCTAACGGCGGCGAATGTTGACGGCAAAGAGTGGGAATTGGGGGTGCGCGTGGAGAAATATTACTATTATCTTTCGGCTGGATGGCGCGATTTCAGGCGAAGTAATGATTTATGTGAAGGTGATGAATGTGTGTTTAAGTTTATAAGAAATGAAGATAAGTTACTCTTGGCAAGAGTCACCAAGAATAAACGGCCAGCAAAGTATCCGTTCGGCGAAAAACCTTCGCCGATCGGAGATGTGAAGAGGAAGAGACGTGGGCCATATAAGCCGATACGTGGAAGGCCATGTAGGCCAATACGTGGCAGGCTAGCTAGGCGAAAATAA
- the LOC110921692 gene encoding branchpoint-bridging protein isoform X3 yields the protein MASSSSSYILLLSSSIRIFTPQWNQSNRKWLLSHRKKKHSFTVCCSSLNDDDSISPTHNPKTSEMSYDPSEDLFGVSAYLQPSSPLKVKEDDEVDNLEIKLSARNKSKRVYKSPSAEVRLKISRSLKSLNAKTGLFTNRMKIIHGDPELHAQRVAAIKKSKGSADARKHASQSMKAFFSDPENRRKRSISMKGVNFFCKNCGRKGHRRHYCPELDKDSADRRFRCSLCGEKGHNKRSCKKDDSFESKVKSSKQPCCSICGKPGHNRRTCLQ from the exons atggcttcttcttcttcttcatacaTATTATTATTATCTTCTTCCATTCGAATATTTACCCCTCAATGGAACCAAAGCAACAGAAAGTGGCTCCTCTCACACCGCAAAAAGAAGCATTCTTTCACTGTCTGCTGCTCCTCTCTCAACGATGACGACTCCATATCTCCAACACATAATCCCAAAACATCTGAG ATGAGTTATGATCCTTCAGAAGATCTTTTTGGAGTTTCTGCTTATTTGCAACCTAG TTCTCCATTGAAAGTAAAGGAAGACGATGAAGTGGACAATCTTGAAATAAAATTGTCCGCAAGGAACAAATCAAAGCGTGTATACAAGTCTCCGTCCGCAGAAGTTCGTTTGAAGATTAGTCGATCTCTGAAA AGCCTTAATGCCAAAACCGGATTATTCACAAACCGAATGAAAATCATCCATGGTGACCCCGAGCTCCATGCGCAAAGAGTCGCTGCTATTAAG AAATCTAAAGGGTCGGCTGATGCAAGAAAGCATGCTTCACAATCCATGAAAGCCTTTTTTAGTGATCCAGAAAACCGACGCAAGAGAAGCATTTCCATGAAAG GAGTGAACTTTTTCTGCAAAAACTGTGGTCGCAAAGGACACCGTCGACACTACTGTCCAGAACTTGATAAAGATTCAGCAGATCGACGGTTCAGATGCAGCTTATGTGGCGAAAAGGGTCATAACAAAAGAAGCTGCAAGAAAGACGACAGTTTCGAATCGAAAGTAAAAAGTTCCAAACAGCCATGTTGTAGTATTTGTGGGAAACCCGGGCATAATCGCAGGACTTGTCTTCAATGA
- the LOC110921692 gene encoding uncharacterized protein LOC110921692 isoform X1 has translation MASSSSSYILLLSSSIRIFTPQWNQSNRKWLLSHRKKKHSFTVCCSSLNDDDSISPTHNPKTSEMSYDPSEDLFGVSAYLQPSNFRKSLPSSSTPRSWFGPNGQYIKELPCPSCRGRGYTPCNMCGIERSRLDCSQCNGKGMVTCHQCAGECVIWEESIDERPWEKARSISPLKVKEDDEVDNLEIKLSARNKSKRVYKSPSAEVRLKISRSLKSLNAKTGLFTNRMKIIHGDPELHAQRVAAIKKSKGSADARKHASQSMKAFFSDPENRRKRSISMKGVNFFCKNCGRKGHRRHYCPELDKDSADRRFRCSLCGEKGHNKRSCKKDDSFESKVKSSKQPCCSICGKPGHNRRTCLQ, from the exons atggcttcttcttcttcttcatacaTATTATTATTATCTTCTTCCATTCGAATATTTACCCCTCAATGGAACCAAAGCAACAGAAAGTGGCTCCTCTCACACCGCAAAAAGAAGCATTCTTTCACTGTCTGCTGCTCCTCTCTCAACGATGACGACTCCATATCTCCAACACATAATCCCAAAACATCTGAG ATGAGTTATGATCCTTCAGAAGATCTTTTTGGAGTTTCTGCTTATTTGCAACCTAG CAATTTCAGGAAATCTCTTCCAAGTAGCTCTACTCCAAGATCATGGTTCGGACCGAACGGTCAATATATTAAAGAACTACCTTGCCCAAGTTGCAGGGGTCGGGGCTATACCCCTTGCAACATGTGTGGCATTGAAAGATCAAGATTAGATTGTTCACAATGCAATGGCAAG GGTATGGTGACATGTCATCAATGCGCGGGAGAATGCGTAATTTGGGAAGAGTCCATTGATGAACGACCATGGGAGAAAGCTCGGTCAAT TTCTCCATTGAAAGTAAAGGAAGACGATGAAGTGGACAATCTTGAAATAAAATTGTCCGCAAGGAACAAATCAAAGCGTGTATACAAGTCTCCGTCCGCAGAAGTTCGTTTGAAGATTAGTCGATCTCTGAAA AGCCTTAATGCCAAAACCGGATTATTCACAAACCGAATGAAAATCATCCATGGTGACCCCGAGCTCCATGCGCAAAGAGTCGCTGCTATTAAG AAATCTAAAGGGTCGGCTGATGCAAGAAAGCATGCTTCACAATCCATGAAAGCCTTTTTTAGTGATCCAGAAAACCGACGCAAGAGAAGCATTTCCATGAAAG GAGTGAACTTTTTCTGCAAAAACTGTGGTCGCAAAGGACACCGTCGACACTACTGTCCAGAACTTGATAAAGATTCAGCAGATCGACGGTTCAGATGCAGCTTATGTGGCGAAAAGGGTCATAACAAAAGAAGCTGCAAGAAAGACGACAGTTTCGAATCGAAAGTAAAAAGTTCCAAACAGCCATGTTGTAGTATTTGTGGGAAACCCGGGCATAATCGCAGGACTTGTCTTCAATGA
- the LOC110921692 gene encoding uncharacterized protein LOC110921692 isoform X2, with the protein MASSSSSYILLLSSSIRIFTPQWNQSNRKWLLSHRKKKHSFTVCCSSLNDDDSISPTHNPKTSEMSYDPSEDLFGVSAYLQPRKSLPSSSTPRSWFGPNGQYIKELPCPSCRGRGYTPCNMCGIERSRLDCSQCNGKGMVTCHQCAGECVIWEESIDERPWEKARSISPLKVKEDDEVDNLEIKLSARNKSKRVYKSPSAEVRLKISRSLKSLNAKTGLFTNRMKIIHGDPELHAQRVAAIKKSKGSADARKHASQSMKAFFSDPENRRKRSISMKGVNFFCKNCGRKGHRRHYCPELDKDSADRRFRCSLCGEKGHNKRSCKKDDSFESKVKSSKQPCCSICGKPGHNRRTCLQ; encoded by the exons atggcttcttcttcttcttcatacaTATTATTATTATCTTCTTCCATTCGAATATTTACCCCTCAATGGAACCAAAGCAACAGAAAGTGGCTCCTCTCACACCGCAAAAAGAAGCATTCTTTCACTGTCTGCTGCTCCTCTCTCAACGATGACGACTCCATATCTCCAACACATAATCCCAAAACATCTGAG ATGAGTTATGATCCTTCAGAAGATCTTTTTGGAGTTTCTGCTTATTTGCAACCTAG GAAATCTCTTCCAAGTAGCTCTACTCCAAGATCATGGTTCGGACCGAACGGTCAATATATTAAAGAACTACCTTGCCCAAGTTGCAGGGGTCGGGGCTATACCCCTTGCAACATGTGTGGCATTGAAAGATCAAGATTAGATTGTTCACAATGCAATGGCAAG GGTATGGTGACATGTCATCAATGCGCGGGAGAATGCGTAATTTGGGAAGAGTCCATTGATGAACGACCATGGGAGAAAGCTCGGTCAAT TTCTCCATTGAAAGTAAAGGAAGACGATGAAGTGGACAATCTTGAAATAAAATTGTCCGCAAGGAACAAATCAAAGCGTGTATACAAGTCTCCGTCCGCAGAAGTTCGTTTGAAGATTAGTCGATCTCTGAAA AGCCTTAATGCCAAAACCGGATTATTCACAAACCGAATGAAAATCATCCATGGTGACCCCGAGCTCCATGCGCAAAGAGTCGCTGCTATTAAG AAATCTAAAGGGTCGGCTGATGCAAGAAAGCATGCTTCACAATCCATGAAAGCCTTTTTTAGTGATCCAGAAAACCGACGCAAGAGAAGCATTTCCATGAAAG GAGTGAACTTTTTCTGCAAAAACTGTGGTCGCAAAGGACACCGTCGACACTACTGTCCAGAACTTGATAAAGATTCAGCAGATCGACGGTTCAGATGCAGCTTATGTGGCGAAAAGGGTCATAACAAAAGAAGCTGCAAGAAAGACGACAGTTTCGAATCGAAAGTAAAAAGTTCCAAACAGCCATGTTGTAGTATTTGTGGGAAACCCGGGCATAATCGCAGGACTTGTCTTCAATGA
- the LOC110924119 gene encoding pentatricopeptide repeat-containing protein At2g02750 has protein sequence MNTKLSKLITTGLYTEALSLFSNLHFHSHPLNNFTFPFLLKACSHLQLLSHGQMLHAHLTKTGFNSHIYTATALTDMYMKFKSQFLYSALKVFDEITEPNTTSINVVVSGFCQNGCYKTAFDVFKRFGEYKLRPDSVTVASLLSGCDVSVKDGQQVHCWAVKIGVETDIYVATSLVTMYFNCKQPLTASVVFERIGSKTVACCNAYVTGLLQNRIVAPVFEVFKQMLQRSAHDVNAVTFVSVLSACSDNKNFKFGLQVHAFLVKVDLVLDLLVGTALLDMYSKCGYWHRAYDVFKELRDIRSLITWNSMISGMMLNGESESAIGLFMMLESNGLKPDSATWNIMINGLSNVGKPDEAFLIFRKMQSTGEPVSAKSLTSLLSACASVSSLTNGKEIHGYVIRTNMNNDDILATAVINMYMKCGRSSWAFSVFDQFEIKPRDPVIWNAMISGYGRNGESEAAFNMFEWMQNENVKPNSTTFNCILSVCSHAGKLEKSLEFLTLMKRYNLVPTSEHYACLIDLLGRSGKIDEARGLLSTIPEVSGSVLDSLIGACNFHSDVKTGEEMARLLVDLDPGNPIPFVILSNIYAREGRWKDVEDLRDEMDRKGLKKSSGFSSLSVR, from the coding sequence ATGAACACAAAATTATCAAAATTAATCACAACAGGACTCTACACAGAAGCCCTTTCTCTATTCTCAAACCTCCATTTTCACTCACACCCCCTCAACAATTTCACTTTCCCCTTTCTTCTCAAAGCATGTTCACACCTGCAACTACTCTCCCATGGCCAAATGCTCCACGCCCATCTCACAAAAACCGGCTTCAATTCACATATCTACACCGCTACAGCCCTTACAGACATGTACATGAAGTTTAAATCCCAGTTTCTATACAGTGCACTCAAGGTGTTCGACGAAATTACTGAACCAAATACCACTTCAATCAACGTTGTTGTTTCTGGGTTTTGTCAGAATGGGTGTTACAAGACAGCTTTCGACGTTTTTAAACGGTTTGGTGAATATAAACTTAGGCCCGATTCGGTTACAGTTGCGAGCTTGTTGTCGGGTTGTGACGTTTCGGTTAAAGATGGCCAGCAGGTTCATTGCTGGGCTGTTAAGATTGGCGTTGAAACCGATATTTATGTAGCAACCTCGCTTGTTACAATGTACTTTAACTGCAAACAGCCTCTGACTGCATCGGTTGTTTTCGAACGAATTGGGAGTAAAACCGTAGCGTGCTGTAACGCGTATGTTACCGGTTTGTTGCAGAATCGGATTGTTGCACCCGTGTTTGAAGTATTTAAACAAATGCTGCAACGATCAGCACACGACGTGAATGCGGTCACGTTTGTTTCTGTGTTATCTGCTTGTTCGGATAACAAGAATTTTAAATTCGGGCTGCAAGTTCACGCGTTCCTCGTGAAAGTCGATTTGGTACTCGATCTCTTAGTCGGAACTGCGCTTTTGGACATGTATTCGAAATGTGGATATTGGCATCGGGCTTATGACGTGTTTAAAGAACTGCGTGACATACGGAGTTTAATCACATGGAACTCAATGATATCTGGGATGATGCTAAACGGTGAAAGCGAAAGCGCTATCGGTTTGTTCATGATGTTAGAATCTAACGGGCTGAAACCCGATTCAGCAACGTGGAATATCATGATAAACGGGCTCTCGAATGTTGGAAAACCGGATGAAGCGTTCTTGATCTTTAGAAAAATGCAGTCGACCGGAGAACCCGTGAGTGCGAAATCGTTAACTAGTTTGTTATCGGCTTGTGCGTCTGTATCGTCGTTAACAAATGGTAAAGAGATCCATGGTTATGTTATTAGAACAAATATGAATAACGATGACATTCTTGCCACTGCGGTTATTAATATGTACATGAAATGTGGGCGTTCGTCATGGGCGTTTTCGGTATTTGACCAGTTTGAGATAAAACCGAGAGATCCAGTTATATGGAACGCGATGATATCCGGTTATGGAAGAAACGGGGAGAGTGAAGCGGCTTTTAATATGTTTGAGTGGATGCAAAACGAGAATGTAAAGCCGAATTCTACGACGTTTAACTGTATTTTATCGGTTTGTAGTCACGCTGGAAAGCTCGAAAAAAGTTTGGAGTTTTTAACGTTGATGAAACGGTACAATTTGGTTCCTACTTCTGAGCATTATGCGTGTTTGATAGATCTTTTGGGTAGATCCGGTAAGATAGATGAAGCGCGGGGACTATTATCGACAATTCCTGAAGTTTCGGGTTCGGTTCTTGATTCTTTGATTGGTGCGTGTAATTTTCATTCGGATGTGAAAACGGGTGAAGAGATGGCTAGGTTACTTGTGGATTTGGATCCTGGAAACCCGATACCGTTTGTGATTTTGTCGAATATTTATGCGCGTGAGGGTAGGTGGAAAGACGTTGAAGATTTGAGAGACGAAATGGATCGAAAGGGGTTGAAAAAGAGTAGTGGTTTTAGTTCGCTAAGCGTAAGATAA